Proteins encoded within one genomic window of Vigna unguiculata cultivar IT97K-499-35 unplaced genomic scaffold, ASM411807v1 contig_476, whole genome shotgun sequence:
- the LOC114172032 gene encoding GTP cyclohydrolase 1-like: protein MEHLGEVGLKCENGVRMCDGKECFENESSTTSIEGAVKVLLMGLGEDINKEGIRKTPLRVAKALREGTRGYVQSVKEIVEGALFPEVGLDHTEFAGDAGGVGGVVIVRDLEFYSYCESCMLPFYFKCHVGYVPSAQRVLGLSKLSRVTNVFAKRLQEPQRLANEVCSALHEGIQPTGVAVVFQCKHIPFPDMESNSLGSNHKGVMGILVSSGSGVFENKDANLWADFFGLLNFRGIDKDKILDKGSMDNQCWCPSLSSKVSSENEELNPAMLTAVASILKSLGEDPTRKELEGTPARYTKWLMNFKCSSIERVLNCWLGIRTNGALNTNEGLGFDEKLQSELNLPFLSQCEHHLLPFHGVVHIGYFVSKGFHPIEKSLLQSIVHFYGIKLQVQERVTKQIAETISPLIGGNVIVVVEASHTCMISRGIEKFGSNTATIAALGRFSTDLAARAAFLHNIPKATYI from the exons ATGGAGCATTTGGGCGAGGTTGGTTTAAAGTGTGAGAATGGAGTCAGAATGTGTGATGGAAAAGAGTGTTTTGAGAACGAGAGCAGCACAACTTCCATTGAAGGTGCTGTGAAAGTCTTGTTGATGGGTTTAGGAGAAGATATCAATAAAGAAGGCATTAGAAAGACACCACTTCGTGTTGCCAAAGCCCTTCGTGAAGGAACCAGAG GTTATGTTCAAAGTGTGAAGGAAATTGTGGAAGGTGCATTATTCCCTGAAGTTGGTCTAGACCATACCGAATTCGctggtgatgcaggtggagtAGGTGGAGTTGTGATTGTGAGGGACCTTGAGTTTTACTCCTACTGTGAGTCTTGCATGCTACCATTCTATTTCAAGTGCCATGTGGGGTATGTCCCTTCTGCCCAAAGAGTTCTCGGTTTAAGCAAACTCTCCCGTGTCACCAATGTGTTTGCAAAACGTCTCCAAGAACCTCAAAGACTTGCAAATGAGGTGTGTTCTGCTTTGCATGAAGGAATTCAACCCACAGGTGTTGCTGTTGTGTTTCAATGCAAACACATTCCCTTTCCAGACATGGAATCAAACTCTCTTGGCTCAAACCACAAAGGGGTGATGGGGATACTGGTTTCTTCTGGTTCTGgtgtttttgaaaacaaagatGCAAACTTGTGGGCTGACTTTTTTGGCCTCCTTAACTTTAGAGGCATTGACAAGGACAAAATTCTTGATAAGGGGTCAATGGACAACCAATGTTGGTGTCCTTCTTTGTCTTCTAAAGTCTCATCCGAGAACGAAGAGCTGAACCCTGCTATGCTCACTGCAGTAGCTTCAATTCTCAAGTCTTTAGGCGAGGATCCAACTAGGAAGGAATTAGAAGGGACTCCTGCTAGGTATACCAAATGGCTGATGAACTTCAAGTGTAGTAGCATTGAGAGGGTGCTGAATTGTTGGCTTGGGATTCGGACAAATGGTGCTTTGAACACTAATGAGGGGTTAGGTTTTGATGAAAAGCTACAGTCAGAGCTGAACTTGCCTTTTCTGTCACAGTGTGAGCATCATTTGCTTCCATTTCATGGTGTTGTTCACATAGGATACTTCGTTTCCAAAGGGTTTCATCCCATTGAGAAAAGCCTGTTGCAGTCAATAGTGCATTTTTATGGCATTAAGCTGCAGGTTCAAGAAAGGGTGACTAAGCAGATTGCAGAAACTATTTCCCCATTGATTGGTGGAAATGTGATAGTAGTGGTGGAAGCAAGTCACACATGCATGATTTCTCGGGGAATTGAGAAGTTTGGTAGTAATACTGCTACCATTGCTGCCTTGGGACGCTTTTCAACTGACCTTGCTGCAAGAGCTGCGTTCCTGCACAATATTCCAAAGGCCACATATATTTGA
- the LOC114172031 gene encoding uncharacterized protein LOC114172031 → MSNLAKLEFAALDISGKNYLSWILDAKIHLDAMGLGDAIKEGNKASEQDKVKAMIFLHRHLHERLKIEYLTVKDPSVLWKNLKERYDHQKTMILPKARYDWMHLRLQDFKTRKN, encoded by the exons ATGTCAAATCTTGCAAAGCTTGAATTTGCGGCCCTTGATATTTCAGGGAAGAATTATTTATCATGGATTTTAGATGCTAAAATTCATCTAGATGCAATGGGTTTGGGTGATGCtattaaagaaggaaataaagcatctgaacAAGATAAAGTTAAAGCTATGATTTTCCTTCATCGCCATCTTCATGAACGGTTGAAAATTGAATACCTTACTGTAAAAGATCCTTCTGTAttatggaaaaatttaaaagaaagatatgaCCACCAGAAAACTATGATTTTGCCAAAAGCTCGTTATGATTGGATGCATTTACGGTTGCAAGATTTTAAAACT AGAAAGAATTAA